A window from Triticum aestivum cultivar Chinese Spring chromosome 6D, IWGSC CS RefSeq v2.1, whole genome shotgun sequence encodes these proteins:
- the LOC123143657 gene encoding calnexin homolog, with the protein MTTGGRAVLLLPLLVVSALFAQIRASDPLFHESFDEGFEGSWVVSGKEEYSGVWKHEKSDGHEDYGLLVSEPARKYAIVKELDSPVTLKDGTVVLQFEVRLQNGLECGGAYLKYIRPQEAGWDAKEFDNDTPYTIMFGPDKCGSTNKVHFILKHKNPKTGKYVEHHLKSPPSVPYDKLSHVYTAILKPDNEVRILVDGEEKSKANFLSADDFEPALIPSKTIPDPDDKKPEDWDERAKIPDPAAVKPDDWDEDAPTEILDEEATKPEGWLDDEPEEVDDPEAAKPEDWDDEEDGEWEAPKIDNPKCEEAPGCGEWKRPMKQNPAYKGKWHAPMIDNPNYKGIWKPQEIPNPEYFELDKPDFDPIAAIGIEIWTMQDGILFDNILIADDEKVATAILEKTWKPKFDVEKEKQKAEEAAAADSEDLSEFQKKIFSVLYKIADIPFLEPYKIKIIDIIEKGEKQPNITISILASVAVILVTVLFRTIFGGKKPVAPVKPVAEVKKPSATEADAAGSSGDKEEKEDDTTVPRRRSRRET; encoded by the exons ATGACGACGGGAGGGCGCGCggtgctcctgctgccgctgctgGTGGTCTCGGCGCTGTTCGCCCAGATCCGCGCGTCGGATCCG CTGTTCCACGAGTCCTTCGACGAGGGCTTCGAGGGGAGCTGGGTCGTCTCCGGCAAGGAAGAGTACTCAG GTGTATGGAAGCACGAGAAGAGTGATGGGCATGAAGACTATGGTCTCCTTGTTAGTGAGCCAGCCAGGAAATATGCCATAGTCAAAGAGCTTGATAGCCCTGTTACTTTGAAGGATGGCACAGTTGTTCTGCAGTTCGAAGTGAGGCTTCAGAATGGCCTCGAGTGTGGAGGTGCTTATCTTAAGTACATTCGCCCTCAGGAGGCTGGATGGGATGCCAAGGAATTTGACAATGACACTCCTTACACAATTATGTTTGGTCCTGACAAGTGTGGTTCAACGAACAAGGTTCACTTCATCCTGAAGCACAAGAACCCCAAGACTGGCAAATATGTTGAACATCACCTCAAGTCCCCACCCTCTGTCCCATATGACAAGCTCTCTCATGTCTACACGGCTATCTTGAAGCCGGATAACGAGGTCAGAATTTTGGTTGATGGGGAGGAGAAGAGCAAAGCAAACTTCCTTTCCGCTGATGATTTTGAGCCAGCACTTATTCCATCAAAGACTATTCCTGACCCTGACGACAAGAAGCCAGAGGACTGGGACGAGAGAGCTAAAATCCCTGACCCAGCTGCAGTGAAGCCTGATGACTGGGATGAGGATGCCCCAACAGAAATTCTGGATGAGGAGGCCACCAAGCCAGAAGGATGGTTGGATGATGAGCCTGAGGAAGTTGATGACCCAGAGGCTGCTAAGCCCGAAGACTGGGATGATGAGGAGGATGGTGAATGGGAGGCACCGAAGATTGACAACCCCAAGTGTGAAGAGGCACCTGGATGTGGTGAATGGAAGAGGCCAATGAAGCAGAACCCTGCCTACAAGGGCAAGTGGCATGCACCCATGATTGACAACCCCAACTACAAGGGAATCTGGAAGCCCCAAGAAATCCCCAACCCTGAATACTTTGAGCTTGACAAGCCTGACTTTGATCCGATTGCCGCTATTGGAATTGAGATCTGGACAATGCAGGATGGCATCCTTTTTGACAACATTCTTATCGCCGATGATGAGAAGGTAGCCACCGCCATCTTGGAGAAGACATGGAAACCCAAGTTTGATGTTGAGAAGGAAAAGCAGAAGGCTGAGGAGGCTGCAGCAGCCGATTCAGAAGACCTTTCTGAGTTCCAG AAGAAGATCTTCAGTGTTTTGTACAAAATCGCCGACATTCCATTCTTGGAACCTTACAAGATAAAGATCATT GATATTATTGAGAAGGGAGAGAAGCAGCCCAACATTACAATTTCGATCTTGGCCTCAGTCGCTGTCATCCTTGTGACTGTACTCTTCAGAACCATTTTCGGTGGCAAGAAGCCAGTG GCACCTGTGAAGCCCGTTGCCGAGGTCAAGAAGCCCAGTGCCACGGAAGCCGATGCCGCTGGAAGCAGCGGCGACAaggaggagaaagaggatgacACGACGGTGCCACGCAGAAGGTCGCGAAGGGAGACATAG